A single genomic interval of Zunongwangia sp. HGR-M22 harbors:
- a CDS encoding RagB/SusD family nutrient uptake outer membrane protein: MKTINLIKKLMLALPITLLVSCHDDLDQDPKIDPNNFTENDVFANADEARGAIAKLYASLALTGQEGPSGKPDITSIDEGTSQYSRMLFNLNELTTDNAVVSWGDPGLPDLHAMNWEAGNIFTTAMYYRLAQEVSFCNSFINNAESLSDNSEVGYYIAEARFLRAFAYYNLIDLYANIPIVTEVSTALPAQNSREEVFDFVESELLDIQDQLKESGANEYGRVDRVAAWALLSKLYLNAETWVNEDRYTDAIAYAKQTINSSYAINTTDANGNGSAYDELFLADNNSNGAQKEFIFVLNFDGNNSRTYGGTSFLVHAAIGGSMTASDYGVNGGWEGLRTTKALVSKFDYAITETDEDGNPIAWNDKRAMFYTDGQNLEINTIANTFSDGYAVVKFSNIDSQGNSGSDEAGNFTDTDLPLIRLADIYLVYAEAVTRGGSGGDLQTATNYINELRERAFGNNTGNISSSDVNLDLILNERARELYWEGQRRTDLIRFNKFTSANYLWPFKGGIRPGTSVSEYREIFPLPSNIISINPNLTQNSGY, encoded by the coding sequence ATGAAAACGATAAACTTGATAAAAAAATTGATGCTGGCCCTACCTATTACGCTGCTGGTATCCTGTCATGACGATCTGGATCAAGATCCTAAAATAGATCCTAATAATTTTACTGAAAATGATGTTTTCGCAAATGCAGATGAAGCAAGAGGTGCAATAGCCAAATTGTATGCAAGTTTAGCATTAACCGGCCAGGAAGGCCCTTCTGGAAAACCTGATATTACAAGTATCGATGAAGGTACTTCACAATATTCCAGAATGCTTTTTAATCTGAATGAATTAACTACAGATAATGCTGTGGTTAGTTGGGGAGATCCAGGTTTACCAGACCTTCACGCCATGAACTGGGAAGCGGGAAACATTTTTACCACCGCAATGTACTATCGATTAGCACAAGAAGTTTCTTTTTGTAATTCGTTTATTAATAATGCAGAAAGTTTAAGCGATAATAGCGAAGTTGGGTACTACATTGCAGAAGCTCGTTTTTTACGTGCCTTTGCCTATTATAACCTTATTGATTTATATGCGAATATTCCAATAGTAACTGAAGTTTCTACTGCTCTTCCTGCCCAAAATTCTAGAGAAGAGGTGTTTGATTTTGTGGAATCTGAATTATTAGATATTCAAGATCAATTAAAAGAAAGCGGTGCTAACGAATATGGCAGAGTAGATCGCGTTGCAGCATGGGCTTTACTTTCTAAATTATATTTAAATGCTGAAACATGGGTGAATGAAGACAGATATACCGATGCTATAGCTTATGCCAAACAAACCATAAATTCTTCTTACGCTATAAACACAACAGATGCTAACGGAAACGGATCTGCTTATGACGAATTGTTTCTTGCAGACAACAATAGTAATGGCGCCCAAAAAGAATTCATCTTTGTATTGAATTTTGATGGAAATAACTCTAGAACCTATGGCGGCACAAGCTTTTTAGTACATGCTGCTATTGGCGGATCGATGACAGCCTCAGACTATGGTGTTAACGGTGGTTGGGAAGGTTTAAGAACTACTAAAGCATTAGTATCTAAGTTTGATTATGCGATCACCGAGACCGATGAAGATGGTAATCCTATAGCCTGGAACGATAAAAGAGCTATGTTCTATACCGATGGTCAAAACCTTGAAATTAATACCATTGCAAATACTTTTAGTGATGGTTATGCCGTAGTAAAATTCAGCAATATAGACAGCCAGGGAAATAGTGGTAGTGACGAAGCAGGTAATTTCACAGATACCGATCTACCTTTAATTAGATTAGCTGATATTTATTTGGTATATGCTGAAGCTGTTACACGCGGTGGTTCGGGTGGAGATTTACAAACCGCTACTAATTATATTAATGAGTTAAGAGAACGTGCTTTTGGTAATAACACCGGAAATATTTCTTCTTCAGATGTTAATTTAGACCTTATTTTAAACGAAAGAGCTCGAGAATTATATTGGGAAGGACAGCGTAGAACAGATTTAATACGTTTCAATAAATTCACCTCTGCCAATTACTTGTGGCCATTTAAAGGTGGTATTCGCCCGGGAACTTCAGTTTCAGAATATAGAGAAATATTTCCCCTTCCAAGCAATATCATTTCCATAAATCCAAATCTTACACAAAACTCAGGATACTAA
- a CDS encoding SusC/RagA family TonB-linked outer membrane protein, with protein sequence MKTITKGILGLLCLLPIQFFAQEQVSGTVTEAATGMPVPGANVIVKGTSNGTMTDFDGLYTIENLVVGDTIAYSFLGFETEEIEFTGQNEINVLLKENQSQLDEVVVVGYGTIRKKDATGAVNQISTEDFNKGQVNTASQLITGKIAGVNVTSGGGAPGEGQNINIRGIGSISLNSSPLFVVDGIPLNNESIGGSRNPLDFINPNDIESMTVLKDASATAIYGSRAANGVIMITTKKGKGQEFKFNYSSATTLYRPTDYVDVLNAGDFRELVTQIGSESAIELLGDANTNWQDQIYKDAIGFEHNFSTTGNIGGFMPTRASVGYTDQDGILDSDNFSRTTASLSLRPSFMDGHLKVEVNARGMYTENTFANKDAIGASVDFDPTQPIYDEASPFGGYYTWLNSEGYQQNLAPTNPVALLRFKDDTSEIRRFIGNTKVDYRLHFLPELTATINIGLDKTNSHGRVITSEEMPSSNTDWEGSFTNYENESTNKLLDAYLTYDKDFNDKNNLKLVGGYSYQSFETHKFDYNSLREKDGLNPNTITKYKSVLLSYFGRANYNYDDKYLVTATLRADASSKLNPDDRWGYFPSVALAWNISNENLFNTEKINQLKLRIGYGEIGNVNGLGDYKYLTRYNKSIAGADYQLGDNYYQTYRPEPINKNLRWEVGNTLNAGIDYAFFNSRISGSINAYIKTTQDLISNVTVDPFTNFSNRIESNIGDMENKGIEFELNAIPIQTEDFTWNIGFNMALNKNEITNLPDQVEVGGIDGGTGNTVQLHKEGYSPFSFWVYKQVYNEDGKPIEGAYVDRNGDNQITEKDKYLYKDPFADITMGFNTNLNYKNWDLAVVTRASLGNYAYNNMASSRAYETKATINGILSNLHRDYYSTGFKSLTDTNLRSDYYVQDASFFKLDNITLGYTFNQIFEDSNLRVYGSAQNVLTVTDYDGLDPEIYIGGDFPTTGIDNNFYPRPRIYTIGVSLNF encoded by the coding sequence ATGAAAACGATTACTAAAGGAATACTAGGTTTACTTTGCTTGTTGCCTATCCAGTTTTTTGCTCAGGAGCAAGTCTCGGGAACAGTTACAGAAGCCGCTACAGGAATGCCTGTTCCCGGTGCAAACGTGATAGTGAAAGGAACCTCTAACGGAACGATGACCGATTTTGACGGTTTATACACTATCGAAAACCTTGTAGTTGGAGATACCATTGCCTATTCTTTTCTTGGCTTTGAAACCGAAGAAATTGAATTTACCGGACAGAACGAAATTAACGTGTTACTAAAAGAAAATCAGTCTCAATTAGACGAAGTGGTAGTTGTAGGTTATGGTACCATTCGTAAAAAAGATGCAACTGGGGCGGTGAATCAAATTTCTACTGAAGATTTTAATAAAGGACAGGTTAACACCGCAAGCCAGTTAATAACCGGTAAAATTGCTGGTGTAAATGTAACTTCTGGTGGTGGTGCGCCAGGTGAAGGTCAAAATATTAATATTAGAGGTATTGGTTCTATTTCTTTAAATAGTTCGCCATTATTTGTTGTAGATGGAATTCCATTAAATAATGAAAGCATAGGAGGATCCAGAAATCCATTAGACTTTATAAATCCTAATGATATTGAAAGCATGACGGTTTTAAAAGATGCCTCTGCTACAGCAATCTATGGATCTAGGGCTGCTAACGGTGTAATTATGATTACCACTAAAAAAGGGAAAGGCCAAGAGTTTAAATTCAATTATTCTAGCGCTACTACCTTGTATCGTCCTACCGATTATGTTGATGTTTTAAATGCAGGTGACTTTAGAGAACTTGTAACCCAGATTGGTAGCGAATCGGCTATCGAATTATTAGGAGACGCAAACACAAATTGGCAAGATCAAATTTATAAAGACGCAATAGGTTTTGAGCATAATTTCAGTACTACCGGTAATATAGGTGGTTTTATGCCAACCCGGGCTTCTGTTGGTTATACAGATCAGGATGGAATATTAGATTCTGATAATTTCTCCAGAACAACTGCTTCGTTAAGTTTACGCCCTTCATTTATGGATGGTCACCTAAAAGTAGAAGTAAATGCCAGAGGAATGTATACTGAAAATACTTTTGCAAATAAAGATGCTATTGGTGCTTCAGTAGATTTCGATCCTACTCAGCCAATTTATGACGAAGCTTCTCCATTTGGTGGTTACTATACATGGCTAAACTCTGAAGGTTATCAGCAAAACCTGGCTCCCACCAATCCTGTAGCTTTGTTACGCTTTAAAGACGATACTTCAGAAATTAGAAGATTTATAGGCAATACCAAAGTAGATTATCGTCTTCATTTTTTACCTGAATTAACCGCTACCATAAACATTGGTTTAGATAAAACCAACAGCCATGGTCGCGTAATTACTTCTGAAGAGATGCCATCTTCAAATACCGACTGGGAAGGTTCTTTTACCAATTACGAAAATGAATCTACCAACAAATTATTAGATGCATATCTTACTTACGATAAAGATTTTAACGATAAAAACAATCTTAAATTAGTTGGAGGATACTCTTACCAGAGCTTTGAAACGCATAAATTCGATTATAATAGTTTACGCGAAAAAGACGGATTAAATCCTAATACCATAACTAAATATAAAAGTGTTCTATTATCGTATTTTGGTCGCGCTAATTATAATTATGACGATAAATATCTAGTTACCGCCACTTTACGAGCAGATGCTTCTTCTAAATTAAATCCTGATGACAGATGGGGCTATTTTCCTTCAGTAGCTTTAGCCTGGAATATAAGTAATGAGAACCTTTTCAATACTGAAAAGATCAATCAATTAAAACTGCGCATAGGTTACGGGGAAATTGGGAATGTAAATGGTTTGGGCGATTACAAGTATTTAACTCGTTATAACAAAAGTATTGCCGGGGCCGATTATCAACTAGGTGACAATTATTATCAAACCTATCGACCAGAACCTATCAATAAAAATTTACGTTGGGAAGTAGGAAATACGCTAAATGCCGGGATTGATTATGCTTTTTTTAATAGCCGCATTTCAGGATCTATTAACGCGTATATCAAAACAACTCAAGATTTAATTAGTAATGTAACAGTAGATCCTTTCACTAATTTTTCAAACAGAATTGAAAGCAATATTGGCGACATGGAAAATAAGGGGATTGAATTTGAATTAAATGCCATTCCTATTCAAACTGAAGATTTTACGTGGAATATTGGCTTCAACATGGCTTTAAATAAGAACGAAATTACCAATTTACCAGATCAAGTTGAGGTTGGTGGTATAGATGGCGGTACTGGTAACACGGTTCAACTTCATAAAGAAGGCTATTCACCGTTCAGTTTCTGGGTGTATAAACAAGTTTATAATGAAGACGGGAAACCTATCGAAGGTGCCTATGTAGATCGTAATGGGGACAATCAGATTACAGAAAAAGATAAATACTTATATAAAGATCCGTTTGCAGATATTACCATGGGCTTCAATACCAACCTGAATTACAAAAATTGGGACTTGGCAGTGGTTACAAGAGCTAGTTTAGGAAATTATGCATACAACAACATGGCTTCTAGCCGTGCTTATGAAACGAAAGCCACAATAAATGGAATTTTAAGTAATCTACATCGTGATTATTATTCAACAGGTTTCAAATCCTTAACCGATACTAATTTAAGAAGCGATTACTACGTTCAGGATGCATCCTTCTTTAAGCTCGATAATATTACCCTTGGTTATACTTTCAATCAAATTTTTGAAGATTCTAATCTACGCGTTTATGGTTCTGCTCAAAATGTGCTTACCGTTACCGATTACGATGGTTTGGATCCTGAAATTTATATAGGTGGTGATTTTCCAACCACGGGTATCGATAATAATTTCTACCCAAGACCACGAATATATACTATAGGTGTATCTCTTAATTTTTAA
- a CDS encoding LacI family DNA-binding transcriptional regulator, whose product MRPKLTLKQIARELDVSISTVSKSLRDSPEIGEDTRKKVQAFAKLYNYKPNNIALSLKNRKTKTIGVVIPEIIHHFFTTVISGIEHVANERGYSVIICLSDNSFDKEVLNMEMLANGSIDGFIVSVAKETMQKEDYHHLTEVVNQGMPLVLFDRSVEQIPSDKVIIDDIKGAKKAVQCLIDKGAKNIGIISTVDYISVGKLRTQGYTDALKENGFDVIERNILKIENMEEVEQEISAFIKEGDFDALFAVNEHFAADAVRAVQEKGQKVPDDVQVIGFTDGELSKRFIPSLTTISQHGSRMGEEAARLLIEKLEKSPNEEESYKTIIVDTGLIERESTK is encoded by the coding sequence ATGAGGCCAAAACTTACTTTAAAGCAAATTGCAAGAGAATTAGATGTTTCAATTTCAACCGTATCAAAATCCTTAAGGGATAGTCCTGAAATTGGGGAAGATACCAGAAAAAAAGTACAGGCATTTGCCAAATTATATAATTATAAACCTAATAATATTGCGCTAAGTCTTAAAAATCGAAAAACAAAAACCATAGGTGTTGTTATTCCAGAGATCATTCATCATTTTTTTACTACGGTTATTAGCGGAATTGAGCATGTGGCAAATGAGCGTGGTTATAGTGTTATTATTTGCCTTTCAGACAACAGTTTTGATAAAGAAGTATTGAATATGGAAATGCTGGCCAATGGTAGTATCGATGGTTTTATAGTTTCTGTGGCTAAAGAAACCATGCAAAAAGAGGATTATCATCATTTAACCGAAGTGGTTAATCAGGGAATGCCTTTAGTGCTTTTTGATCGTTCGGTAGAACAAATTCCGTCAGACAAGGTTATCATTGATGATATAAAAGGAGCGAAAAAGGCAGTTCAATGTCTTATTGATAAAGGAGCCAAAAATATAGGGATTATCTCTACCGTAGATTATATTAGTGTGGGTAAATTAAGAACTCAGGGATATACCGATGCGCTTAAAGAAAATGGATTTGATGTAATTGAAAGAAATATTCTGAAAATAGAGAATATGGAAGAGGTAGAGCAGGAAATTTCAGCTTTTATAAAAGAAGGAGATTTTGATGCGCTCTTTGCCGTAAACGAACATTTTGCAGCAGATGCTGTACGTGCGGTTCAGGAAAAAGGACAAAAAGTTCCTGATGATGTTCAGGTTATCGGTTTTACTGATGGTGAATTGTCGAAACGTTTTATTCCCAGTTTAACCACTATTAGTCAGCATGGGAGTAGAATGGGAGAGGAAGCAGCAAGATTATTAATTGAAAAATTAGAAAAATCACCTAACGAAGAAGAAAGTTATAAAACTATCATCGTAGATACAGGTTTAATAGAACGCGAATCAACAAAGTAG
- a CDS encoding MFS transporter, which yields MQKRKLSFWEIWNMTFGFLGIQMGFALQNANASRILQVFGAEVEHLSWFWIVAPVTGLIVQPIIGYYSDRTWTKLGRRRPFFLTGGILAAIGLVLMPNADLFTAIMPSLWVGAGMLMIMDASFNVAMEPFRALVADNLPSDQRTLGFSIQTVLIGIGAVVGSWLPYVLTNWFGFTNRAAEGEIPLNLLLSFIIGAVVLIVSILITVCTTKEYSPEELEHFHAQEDKPDEVVPDEEKSKITDIFTDFVKMPHTMRQLSWVQFFSWFGLFGMWVFATPAIAHHIYGLPLSDSSSETYQDAADWVGILFGVYNAVSAVFAFFLPVIAKKVGRKKTHIISLLIGGAGLLSIYVMPDENWVILSMVGIGIAWASILAMPYAILAGAIPPRKMGVYMGIFNFFIVVPQIINALIGGPMVKYLYGGDPIYALMMSGVAFIIAAILTLRIDDDDEEVSSNIATN from the coding sequence ATGCAGAAACGCAAATTAAGTTTCTGGGAAATTTGGAATATGACGTTCGGTTTTCTAGGAATTCAAATGGGCTTTGCATTGCAAAATGCTAACGCAAGCCGTATTCTTCAGGTTTTTGGTGCAGAGGTCGAACATCTTTCATGGTTTTGGATCGTCGCTCCTGTTACCGGTTTGATCGTTCAACCTATCATTGGTTATTATAGCGATCGCACTTGGACCAAATTGGGTAGACGCCGACCGTTTTTCTTAACAGGTGGAATATTGGCCGCCATTGGTTTGGTTTTAATGCCAAATGCCGATTTATTTACCGCAATTATGCCATCCTTATGGGTTGGTGCCGGCATGTTAATGATAATGGATGCGTCTTTTAACGTAGCCATGGAGCCATTTAGAGCATTAGTGGCCGATAACCTTCCAAGTGATCAACGAACCTTAGGTTTTAGTATTCAAACAGTACTAATTGGAATTGGAGCTGTAGTAGGCTCATGGTTACCTTATGTATTAACCAATTGGTTTGGATTTACAAATAGAGCTGCGGAAGGGGAGATTCCTTTAAATCTTCTTTTATCTTTTATTATTGGTGCTGTGGTTTTAATTGTAAGCATCTTAATTACAGTATGTACAACTAAAGAATACAGCCCAGAAGAATTAGAGCATTTTCACGCTCAGGAAGATAAACCAGATGAAGTAGTTCCAGATGAAGAGAAATCTAAGATCACCGATATTTTTACCGATTTTGTAAAAATGCCACACACGATGCGTCAGCTAAGCTGGGTGCAATTTTTTTCTTGGTTTGGATTGTTTGGAATGTGGGTATTTGCTACCCCGGCAATTGCGCATCATATCTATGGTTTGCCACTTTCAGATTCTAGTAGTGAGACGTATCAGGATGCAGCGGATTGGGTTGGTATCTTATTTGGAGTTTATAATGCCGTTTCTGCAGTTTTTGCGTTTTTCTTACCGGTAATTGCCAAAAAAGTAGGCCGTAAAAAAACACATATTATTTCATTACTTATTGGTGGAGCAGGTTTGCTTTCTATCTATGTAATGCCAGATGAAAATTGGGTGATCTTAAGCATGGTTGGTATTGGTATTGCCTGGGCTAGTATTCTGGCGATGCCTTATGCTATTTTAGCCGGAGCGATACCACCTCGAAAAATGGGTGTTTATATGGGGATTTTTAACTTCTTTATTGTGGTGCCGCAGATAATAAATGCGCTTATAGGTGGTCCAATGGTAAAATACCTTTATGGCGGTGATCCTATTTATGCGCTAATGATGAGTGGTGTTGCCTTTATTATTGCCGCGATTCTAACCCTTAGAATAGACGACGATGACGAAGAAGTCTCATCTAATATTGCTACTAACTAA
- the pgmB gene encoding beta-phosphoglucomutase, protein MSEKAIIFDLDGVIVDTAKFHFLAWKKLANDLGFDFTKEQNEELKGVSRVDSLKKILNWGNKQLSEEEFNRQMQLKNENYLSYVNKMDKGEVLPGVQKVLDYLEENNIPYALGSASKNARHILEKIDLKDGFAAIVDGTDVSKAKPDPEVFLIAAEKLNIAPQNCIVFEDSVAGVQAANKGEMISIGIGEEKTLYEADYIFIDFTEISIEFLKNLLQNK, encoded by the coding sequence ATGAGTGAAAAAGCTATCATATTCGATCTTGATGGTGTAATCGTAGATACTGCAAAATTCCATTTTTTAGCCTGGAAAAAACTGGCTAATGATTTGGGTTTCGATTTTACCAAAGAGCAGAATGAAGAATTAAAAGGAGTGAGCCGGGTAGATTCGCTAAAAAAGATACTGAACTGGGGAAATAAACAACTTTCAGAAGAAGAGTTTAATCGCCAAATGCAGTTAAAGAACGAGAATTACCTGTCTTATGTAAATAAGATGGATAAAGGAGAGGTGCTCCCGGGAGTGCAAAAAGTTTTGGATTATTTAGAAGAAAATAACATTCCGTATGCATTAGGATCGGCGAGTAAAAATGCACGTCATATTTTAGAAAAAATAGACTTAAAGGATGGATTTGCTGCAATTGTAGATGGTACAGACGTAAGCAAAGCGAAACCAGATCCTGAAGTTTTCTTAATTGCTGCTGAAAAACTGAATATCGCTCCGCAAAACTGTATCGTTTTTGAAGATTCGGTGGCCGGAGTACAGGCAGCGAACAAAGGTGAAATGATAAGCATTGGGATTGGCGAAGAAAAAACACTTTATGAAGCCGATTATATCTTCATTGATTTTACAGAGATCTCGATTGAATTTTTAAAAAATCTACTCCAAAATAAATAA
- a CDS encoding glycoside hydrolase family 65 protein, which translates to MNQDYIKPDAWSIIEEGFDATRVESSESLFSIGNGAMGQRANFEEQYSGDTFQGNYIAGVFYPDKTKVGWWKNGYPEYFAKVLNAPNWIGINVAINEEALDLNTCKAVKDFVRELNMKEGYHQRSFVAVMPNDLEVKVIATRFLSIVDDELGAINYEVEVLNADAVVKFTPYLDGGITNRDANWEERFWQTLEVKAINDQAFVVSKTLKTEYHVGTYMQSEITLNGEKLQIEGEVEKAEDQVSISYSVKVNKGEKITLQKYAGYVTDMNHKQDSLIEAAKNVLQKATTSGFAKLLQEQKEAWARIWEMADITIDGDVKAQQGIRFNIFQLNQTYLGKDERLNIGPKGFTGEKYGGSTYWDTEAYCIPFYMATKDQQVARNLLTYRYNHLEKAIENALKLGFTNGAALYPMVTMNGEESHNEWEITFEEIHRNGAMVFAIYNYVRFTGDYSYVPEMGLEVMIAIARFWQQRANFSKNKNKYVILGVTGPNEYENNVNNNWYTNYLAKWCIEYCIENIEKIKAEYADDHARILAKTNLNSEEIAKWKDVADNMYFPYSEEFGVYLQQDGFLDKEIEPVSKLTKNQRPINQNWSWDRILRSCYIKQADVLQGFYFFEDHFSEENLEKHFDFYEPITVHESSLSPCVHSIQAAKLGRMEQAYTFYLRTSRLDLDDYNHEVKEGCHITSMAGTWMSIVEGFGGMRVVDGKLSFTPKLPKQWKSFSFKVNFRNQIVTINIGQKQTTFLVEGNKPLSILLNGKEINVQNT; encoded by the coding sequence ATGAATCAGGATTATATTAAACCAGATGCATGGTCCATTATAGAAGAGGGTTTTGATGCCACGCGCGTCGAATCTTCAGAAAGTTTATTCAGTATTGGTAACGGCGCCATGGGGCAACGTGCCAATTTTGAAGAGCAATATTCTGGCGACACCTTTCAGGGAAATTATATCGCCGGTGTTTTTTATCCCGATAAAACAAAAGTGGGTTGGTGGAAAAACGGCTATCCCGAATATTTTGCTAAGGTTTTAAATGCCCCAAATTGGATAGGAATTAATGTTGCTATAAACGAAGAAGCTTTAGATCTTAATACCTGTAAAGCGGTAAAAGATTTTGTGCGCGAATTAAATATGAAAGAAGGCTATCACCAACGAAGTTTTGTTGCGGTGATGCCAAACGATCTTGAAGTAAAAGTAATCGCAACTCGTTTCCTTTCTATTGTCGACGACGAGTTAGGTGCTATAAACTACGAAGTTGAGGTGCTAAATGCCGATGCGGTAGTAAAATTTACGCCTTATCTGGATGGCGGGATCACCAACCGTGACGCTAACTGGGAAGAGCGTTTTTGGCAGACTTTAGAAGTTAAGGCTATAAATGATCAGGCGTTTGTAGTCTCTAAAACCCTAAAAACCGAATATCATGTTGGCACTTATATGCAATCTGAAATCACTTTGAATGGTGAAAAACTTCAGATTGAAGGTGAAGTAGAAAAAGCCGAAGATCAGGTAAGTATTTCATATTCTGTTAAAGTAAATAAAGGTGAAAAAATTACGCTTCAAAAATATGCCGGTTATGTAACCGATATGAATCATAAGCAAGATTCGTTAATTGAAGCGGCAAAAAATGTATTGCAAAAAGCGACAACTTCAGGTTTTGCAAAATTACTTCAGGAGCAAAAAGAAGCCTGGGCAAGAATCTGGGAAATGGCCGATATCACCATCGATGGTGATGTAAAGGCGCAACAGGGAATTCGGTTTAATATTTTTCAACTAAATCAAACTTATTTAGGAAAAGACGAACGATTAAATATTGGTCCTAAAGGATTTACCGGCGAGAAATATGGCGGTAGCACCTATTGGGATACCGAGGCGTATTGTATTCCGTTTTATATGGCAACCAAAGATCAGCAGGTGGCTAGAAACCTGTTGACGTATCGCTACAATCATTTAGAAAAGGCAATAGAAAATGCACTAAAATTAGGCTTTACTAATGGAGCGGCGCTTTACCCGATGGTAACCATGAATGGAGAAGAGAGCCATAACGAATGGGAAATTACTTTTGAAGAAATCCACCGTAACGGAGCCATGGTTTTTGCCATTTATAACTATGTTCGATTTACAGGAGATTACAGTTATGTGCCAGAAATGGGGCTGGAAGTAATGATCGCGATTGCAAGATTTTGGCAGCAACGCGCAAACTTCAGTAAAAACAAAAATAAATATGTAATTCTTGGCGTTACCGGACCAAACGAATACGAAAATAATGTAAACAATAACTGGTACACTAATTATTTAGCGAAATGGTGTATCGAATATTGTATCGAAAATATCGAGAAAATTAAAGCGGAATATGCGGATGATCATGCTCGAATTTTAGCCAAAACTAATTTAAATTCAGAAGAAATTGCGAAGTGGAAAGATGTAGCTGATAATATGTATTTCCCGTATTCTGAAGAATTTGGCGTGTATCTTCAACAAGATGGTTTTTTAGATAAAGAAATTGAGCCGGTTAGCAAGCTTACAAAAAACCAGCGTCCAATTAACCAAAATTGGAGTTGGGATCGCATTCTAAGAAGTTGCTACATCAAACAGGCCGATGTGCTTCAGGGATTCTATTTCTTTGAAGATCATTTTTCCGAAGAAAACCTAGAAAAGCACTTCGATTTCTACGAACCTATTACTGTTCACGAATCTTCGTTATCGCCTTGTGTACATAGTATTCAGGCCGCAAAACTGGGTAGAATGGAACAGGCCTATACTTTTTATTTACGGACTTCTCGATTAGATTTAGACGATTATAATCACGAAGTAAAAGAAGGTTGCCACATTACGAGCATGGCGGGAACCTGGATGAGTATTGTAGAAGGTTTTGGAGGAATGCGTGTTGTGGATGGAAAATTATCGTTTACCCCAAAATTGCCGAAACAATGGAAAAGCTTTAGTTTTAAAGTGAATTTCAGAAATCAGATTGTAACCATTAATATTGGTCAAAAACAGACCACATTTTTGGTTGAAGGAAATAAACCATTAAGCATTTTGCTTAATGGAAAAGAAATAAATGTCCAAAACACCTAA